Proteins encoded together in one Lathyrus oleraceus cultivar Zhongwan6 chromosome 5, CAAS_Psat_ZW6_1.0, whole genome shotgun sequence window:
- the LOC127084268 gene encoding probable UDP-N-acetylglucosamine--peptide N-acetylglucosaminyltransferase SPINDLY isoform X2, with protein sequence MAENLGDSVERSSLKRLNLNVDPPEADDDDSPLLPPPHPETISQDKSLLSKDTDSNDGEGKKLNKPGKYRSKPSKTDSSIDCGVDADGDQHVQGPPSLREEKVSSMKTGLVHVARKMPKNAHAHFILGLMYQRLNQPQKAVLAYEKAEEILLRPEIEIDRAEFLSLVQIHHAQCLIVESSSENGSDKELEPHELEEILSKLKESMQSDIRQAAVWNTLGFILLKTGRVQSAISVLSSLLAIAPENYDCLGNLGIAYLQIGNLELSAKCFQELILKDQNHPAALVNYAALLLCKYASVVAGAGANASDGASEEQSMAANVAKECLLAAIKADAKSAHIWANLAYAFSISGDYRSSSKCLEKAAKLEPNCMSTRYAVASHRMKEAERSQDPTELLSCAGNEMASIIRDGDSSLVELPIAWAGLAMVHKAQHEISAAYEGEQDGLKEMEERAVSSLKQAITEDPDDVVQWHQLGLHNLCARQFKTSQKFLKAAVARDKGCSYAWSNLGVSLQLSEELSQAEEVFKRALSLATTQEAHVILSNLGILYRHQKKYQLAKAMFTKSLELKPGYAPAFNNLGLVFVAEGLLEEAKYCFEKALQSDPMLDAAKSNSIKVATMSKLCKGLSSCILKE encoded by the exons ATGGCTGAGAATTTGGGAGATTCAGTAGAAAGGTCAAGCTTGAAGAGACTTAACCTCAACGTCGATCCTCCAGAAGCCGACGACGACGATTCTCCACTTCTCCCTCCTCCACATCCTGAAACTATCAG TCAAGATAAGAGTTTGTTGTCCAAAGACACCGATAGTAATGACGGCGAAGGTAAGAAGTTGAACAAACCGGGGAAATACCGTTCCAAACCTAGTAAGACTGATTCTTCTATTGACTGCGGAGTTGATGCGGATGGTGATCAACATGTTCAAGGTCCTCCTTCTTTGCGGGAAGAAAAAGTTAGCAGCATGAAGACT GGATTGGTTCATGTTGCGAGGAAGATGCCCAAAAATGCTCATGCTCATTTTATACTAGGCTTGATGTACCAAAGATTAAACCAACCTCAAAAG GCTGTATTGGCTTATGAGAAGGCCGAAGAGATATTACTCAGGCCTGAGATTGAGATTGATAGGGCAGAGTTCCTTTCTTTAGTTCAGATTCACCATGCACAG TGCCTGATAGTAGAAAGTTCATCAGAAAATGGTTCTGACAAAGAACTTGAACCTCACGAACTTGAGGAAATTCTTTCTAAATTGAAAGAATCAATGCAATCAGATATCAGGCAGGCGGCTGTATGGAATACATTGGGTTTTATCCTTCTTAAAACTGGGCGTGTGCAG AGTGCTATCTCAGTTTTGTCATCCTTGTTAGCCATTGCACCAGAGAACTATGACTGCCTCGGTAACCTTGGAATAGCTTATCTTCAAAT AGGAAATTTGGAATTATCTGCTAAGTGTTTCCAAGAGTTGATCCTAAAAGATCAAAACCATCCTGCAGCTCTGGTCAATTATGCTGCCCTTCTTTTGTGTAAATATGCTTCAGTTGTAGCAG GTGCTGGTGCAAATGCTTCTGATGGTGCTTCGGAAGAACAATCCATGGCTGCTAATGTCGCTAAGGAATGTTTGTTAGCTGCAATTAAAGCAGATGCTAAATCAGCCCATATTTGGGCAAATCTTGCCTATGCATTTTCTATTAGTGGGGATTATCGAAGTTCCAGCAAGTGCTTGGAGAAG GCAGCAAAACTGGAACCCAATTGCATGTCTACTCGATATGCTGTTGCTAGCCATCGAATGAAGGAGGCAGAGAGATCTCAAGATCCAACTGAACTGCTTTCATGTGCTGGAAATGAGATGGCTTCCATAATAAGAGACGGCGATTCATCCTTGGTTGAGCTTCCAATAGCATGGGCCGGGCTTGCAATGGTTCACAAGGCTCAGCATGAGATATCAGCAGCATACGAAGGTGAACAGGATGGGCTGAAGGAAATGGAAGAGCGTGCTGTTTCCAGTCTAAAGCAG GCCATAACAGAAGATCCGGATGACGTTGTGCAGTGGCACCAACTTGGCCTTCACAATCTTTGTGCTAGGCAATTCAAAACATCACAAAAATTCCTCAAAGCTGCTGTTGCCCGTGACAAAGGTTGCAGCTATGCATGGTCTAACCTCG GTGTCTCACTTCAACTATCCGAAGAACTATCACAAGCTGAAGAAGTATTCAAGCGGGCTTTATCTTTGGCGACAACACAAGAAGCACATGTGATACTATCCAATTTGGGAATTCTCTATCGCCATCAGAAAAAATATCAACTTGCAAAGGCTATGTTTACAAAGTCACTTGAACTAAAGCCTGGGTATGCTCCCGCATTCAACAATCTGGGTCTTGTTTTTGTTGCCGAGGGTCTGCTAGAAGAGGCCAAGTATTGTTTTGAGAAAGCACTCCAATCAGATCCAATGCTAGATGCAGCCAAGTCTAACTCTATTAAGGTTGCCACAATGTCGAAGCTATGCAAAGGCCTTTCCTCATGTATTCTTAAAGAATGA
- the LOC127084268 gene encoding probable UDP-N-acetylglucosamine--peptide N-acetylglucosaminyltransferase SPINDLY isoform X1, translated as MAENLGDSVERSSLKRLNLNVDPPEADDDDSPLLPPPHPETISLINDENSQDKSLLSKDTDSNDGEGKKLNKPGKYRSKPSKTDSSIDCGVDADGDQHVQGPPSLREEKVSSMKTGLVHVARKMPKNAHAHFILGLMYQRLNQPQKAVLAYEKAEEILLRPEIEIDRAEFLSLVQIHHAQCLIVESSSENGSDKELEPHELEEILSKLKESMQSDIRQAAVWNTLGFILLKTGRVQSAISVLSSLLAIAPENYDCLGNLGIAYLQIGNLELSAKCFQELILKDQNHPAALVNYAALLLCKYASVVAGAGANASDGASEEQSMAANVAKECLLAAIKADAKSAHIWANLAYAFSISGDYRSSSKCLEKAAKLEPNCMSTRYAVASHRMKEAERSQDPTELLSCAGNEMASIIRDGDSSLVELPIAWAGLAMVHKAQHEISAAYEGEQDGLKEMEERAVSSLKQAITEDPDDVVQWHQLGLHNLCARQFKTSQKFLKAAVARDKGCSYAWSNLGVSLQLSEELSQAEEVFKRALSLATTQEAHVILSNLGILYRHQKKYQLAKAMFTKSLELKPGYAPAFNNLGLVFVAEGLLEEAKYCFEKALQSDPMLDAAKSNSIKVATMSKLCKGLSSCILKE; from the exons ATGGCTGAGAATTTGGGAGATTCAGTAGAAAGGTCAAGCTTGAAGAGACTTAACCTCAACGTCGATCCTCCAGAAGCCGACGACGACGATTCTCCACTTCTCCCTCCTCCACATCCTGAAACTATCAG TTTGATAAACGATGAAAACAGTCAAGATAAGAGTTTGTTGTCCAAAGACACCGATAGTAATGACGGCGAAGGTAAGAAGTTGAACAAACCGGGGAAATACCGTTCCAAACCTAGTAAGACTGATTCTTCTATTGACTGCGGAGTTGATGCGGATGGTGATCAACATGTTCAAGGTCCTCCTTCTTTGCGGGAAGAAAAAGTTAGCAGCATGAAGACT GGATTGGTTCATGTTGCGAGGAAGATGCCCAAAAATGCTCATGCTCATTTTATACTAGGCTTGATGTACCAAAGATTAAACCAACCTCAAAAG GCTGTATTGGCTTATGAGAAGGCCGAAGAGATATTACTCAGGCCTGAGATTGAGATTGATAGGGCAGAGTTCCTTTCTTTAGTTCAGATTCACCATGCACAG TGCCTGATAGTAGAAAGTTCATCAGAAAATGGTTCTGACAAAGAACTTGAACCTCACGAACTTGAGGAAATTCTTTCTAAATTGAAAGAATCAATGCAATCAGATATCAGGCAGGCGGCTGTATGGAATACATTGGGTTTTATCCTTCTTAAAACTGGGCGTGTGCAG AGTGCTATCTCAGTTTTGTCATCCTTGTTAGCCATTGCACCAGAGAACTATGACTGCCTCGGTAACCTTGGAATAGCTTATCTTCAAAT AGGAAATTTGGAATTATCTGCTAAGTGTTTCCAAGAGTTGATCCTAAAAGATCAAAACCATCCTGCAGCTCTGGTCAATTATGCTGCCCTTCTTTTGTGTAAATATGCTTCAGTTGTAGCAG GTGCTGGTGCAAATGCTTCTGATGGTGCTTCGGAAGAACAATCCATGGCTGCTAATGTCGCTAAGGAATGTTTGTTAGCTGCAATTAAAGCAGATGCTAAATCAGCCCATATTTGGGCAAATCTTGCCTATGCATTTTCTATTAGTGGGGATTATCGAAGTTCCAGCAAGTGCTTGGAGAAG GCAGCAAAACTGGAACCCAATTGCATGTCTACTCGATATGCTGTTGCTAGCCATCGAATGAAGGAGGCAGAGAGATCTCAAGATCCAACTGAACTGCTTTCATGTGCTGGAAATGAGATGGCTTCCATAATAAGAGACGGCGATTCATCCTTGGTTGAGCTTCCAATAGCATGGGCCGGGCTTGCAATGGTTCACAAGGCTCAGCATGAGATATCAGCAGCATACGAAGGTGAACAGGATGGGCTGAAGGAAATGGAAGAGCGTGCTGTTTCCAGTCTAAAGCAG GCCATAACAGAAGATCCGGATGACGTTGTGCAGTGGCACCAACTTGGCCTTCACAATCTTTGTGCTAGGCAATTCAAAACATCACAAAAATTCCTCAAAGCTGCTGTTGCCCGTGACAAAGGTTGCAGCTATGCATGGTCTAACCTCG GTGTCTCACTTCAACTATCCGAAGAACTATCACAAGCTGAAGAAGTATTCAAGCGGGCTTTATCTTTGGCGACAACACAAGAAGCACATGTGATACTATCCAATTTGGGAATTCTCTATCGCCATCAGAAAAAATATCAACTTGCAAAGGCTATGTTTACAAAGTCACTTGAACTAAAGCCTGGGTATGCTCCCGCATTCAACAATCTGGGTCTTGTTTTTGTTGCCGAGGGTCTGCTAGAAGAGGCCAAGTATTGTTTTGAGAAAGCACTCCAATCAGATCCAATGCTAGATGCAGCCAAGTCTAACTCTATTAAGGTTGCCACAATGTCGAAGCTATGCAAAGGCCTTTCCTCATGTATTCTTAAAGAATGA